DNA from Dromaius novaehollandiae isolate bDroNov1 chromosome 12, bDroNov1.hap1, whole genome shotgun sequence:
CCACTTCCGCAGAGGCGTTCTAGCAGTGACAAACCAAAGAGTGTAAAAGCAACATGCTGATGCTTGGGTGCCAGCTGGCACAGAGCTGGTGGCACCCACTGTCTCTGCTCTAATCAAGGCAATATGCAACCCCATTCTCCCTCTGGAGTGTACTGAAGAAAAGGAGCGGCCACCAGCCATTTTCAAGCCTCGGGACAGATTTTACCCACCCATGTCCTGGGCGAGGACCAGCACCGCAAGACAAGAGAGTCCCCAGCCAATTATCTGAAACTCACCACAGCTAAACGATTTGGCCTGGGTGCTGGATTTCAGCTCTTCCCAATAAGCAAATCCAAGATGAAGGGAAAGATGAGAGGTTCTCCCATCTGCCGTGAGGCACCCTGTTAGATGTGTGCTCAGAGGATTACGCTAACTTAGCTTACTTCAGATAAAATCATGCTTGTTAAAAAGTCAGTTCTGAACAGCTAAGACAGACTTCAGTGAAATGCATGAGTAACTAAAGCAAATGACAGTAACTACTGGCACCCAGACAGCATTGGAAATGAACAGTTTCTCTCAGTAAGCTCGTTTACTAATTGGAATGAATTGTGTCAAATAATGCCAAGTCTTCTTGGTTTTATAAGGCTGTTCCCAAAAGTGAATGGAGATGTTgaaaggtttgattttttttccccttttgcacaGGACAATACAAACTCTTGTTCTAATGAGAGCCTCCTCTCCCCATTTCATGCCTGTGTTCAGTGCTCTCTATACTCCGAAGGCCTTCACACAATTAGGAAGTGCGAATATTAACAAGTCTCCCACTACCATCTCCCAGCACAGGTGGCCTTTGTGCCTACACAAGCCCGCCTGCTGCTCGGCTGCTTGGCTGGAGCCCTTACCTTTGCCGTATGGCTCTCATGACCTGGTGTGCCCCCTCGCCCTGGTACAGCCAGGTGTGCTGGCTGTTCCGCACCAAGTCACTCATCTTCACTTTCTGGCTTCCCATGTATTTGTGGAAATCACGGATGTTCAACTGTTTGAATTCCTCCAAACTCAGCACACCTACgggaagagaacaaaaagcagGCTGACTCTTGTGCAGCTACCCGTAGGTAATGGTTCTTCGTGTCCTGAACTCAAAGCCGTCAGCTGAGGGCATTGCAGAAATTGCCTTCCTCAAACAAACACCATCAAGTGTCCACCACTGTAGCTCACCAAGGGCTGCACCCCACATGCACAAGATTACCGATCCCAGCAATGCCTGTAGCCGAGTGGAGGGCATACAGCAACCTGCAGAAATGAGCCTTCAGTTGCAGTGGAGACTCAGAATTGGGGgagagaaaatacaatttttaactttaaaaagctcctaaaacacaaaacaatccatcagaaaagagaaattacTACAGTTCCAACACATGCAATATTGCAGCTAAAAATCTGTGTATGCTGACTCCTCAGAGGGGCTtgttacttaaatatttaaatagacaTGTTTCAAAACAGAGTGGGACACCTCAGTCCACATTTTCTACAAGACCTTTTAGGGTTATTctaaaaaaagcaaacccaaatCAACAAGCAGGAATTTCTGCatttgtataattaaaaaaacGCGCGAGAGATGCAACAGAGCATGATCTGGCACAAACAGGAGTAACAAAAAAGTGAGAGGTAAAAAGTGGCTTCCGCTAAAATGGGTATTTCTTGTTTGCGCTCATCTGTGCTTGGCAAGGGATGGATCTTTGCCTTTGCCAACTTCAGAAAAATCCTTACTGTTTGTTCTTTCCCTGttctggagaagaagggaaatcTGTCACTGGGGACCAGGTCTCCAAGACCAGAGCATGCAGAGCGCTGCACTGGGCAGCCCAGCAGCAAGCACATGTCCAGACATCTTGCAACATGTTTAACTTCAAACCAGAAGAACAAAGTGCCTGCAGGACCCAGTGCCCAGGCAGCAACTCCCCGGACTGCGCGCGGAGCTCACTCGGGCAGTAGATACGCTGCTGCTGCAACGCCAGCGCTGCTTCCTGGGCACAGAGCACCCtcaggcaggagggaggaaggaccaGCCACTGAGGTCAGCCTAGGGCACTTCCCCAGGTACCGGCAGTCATGACCAAACTATTCACCGTTATTGTATCTAGCTCCCTGCTCGCATCTCTCTGTCCCCACTTCCCCTTACTCCCCATGGTCTTTGGTGATGCAGTGCCACATCCAGGTTGTGACCTGGCCACTCGGTGTCATGAACCAAAGTAACAATGGGGGGAAGCAGCACTCTGGAAGCAAGGTCCTGCCAAGAGCACTTTAACAGGACTTTTCATTTGTTGATGTCCAGAATGGTGGAAAAAGCCACTGACGACTCAGTCATCCGCTCCTATCCCTGCCAAGAATGCCATCAACCCGGAGGAGCGAGGCATGGGGTGCCCTCCGGATATTTAGGCATTCACATGGGTACTGCTTTGACTCCAAGGCAGCTCCTCTCGGGCAGCTCTTGACGCCAGGCTGCTGGAAGAGTGTGCACACAGCCTGTGCGTTCACTTAATTTGATTAGGAAATGGAGAGTCGCTTAATTGAGGACACTCTAATTAGAGCAGCAGAGGTTAGAGTGCATGtccggggcagcaggagcccttGGGAGACCAGCGGAAGGAGGAGCGGAAGTGGCTGCTTGGGACACAGACTTTCTGCAGCAGCGGAGAGGGAGGGCAGCACCAAGAGCTGACCAGCAAGACTCCACATCCACCtgttctgccctccctgcccagccaGTGAAGTTCAAAGCTGCTctcccagcctgctgcagaagTCTCCCTGAAAACAGGGGGTGAGCGGAGGAAGTGCCTTTAAACCTGCAGCCCAGGTAACAAGAGCTACACCATGAGAGACGGCATGGCTTCACAGGCCAACAGAGCAGAAGTGCACCTTGAATATCCTGTTACGGCAGGGCACAAATTAAAGCAGACCTGACATGGATTTGTGCAGGGGACAGGGAATGCACAGCTGTGTGTTCTGGTCCTGTTTCTGCAAGATCCACCCTCCTCAACAGGCAGAGGGACTAGTCTACCTCTAAGACCAGTGAGGAAGGGGTGGGAGGTTtatgctggttttatttttctgtaaaggtCTATAAAGCAGCattattttgctttgaagaaCACACCTAGAAAAACAGGCCTGGGCCTGGACATGCCTCCCGCTCTTCCCTGCAGCACTGTGTGAGGTGCCCAGTGTGCTGAGGACAAAATGATCCCCATGGAGCTCCTCTTACCATTCCCATCAGGATCAGCCTTGACTGCAGTGTACATCTCCCGGATGTTTTCGGGGGTCATCCACCTGCCATTCCCAAGGCGGGTGTGGGTCAGCACCTGAAATTCAGAATTGGATCAACACTGGGCACTAGTTGCTAGCACTAATGATTCCCTGCTTGAGGCCTGGCAGAGTCTCCTCCGAGGAACAGCAGCCAGCCAGACTTCAGCACATCTCTGCAGAAAGATTTGAGTGGGAATCATTTGGCAACCACACCCACAAAGATCTCTGCTGTTATTTCCAGTTTAGGCCATGGCAATTGACTGCTGGGACTCAGTTAACCAGTCCTTAGACAAAGAGGGCACAGTTCTTTCTCTTGAAGTGAAAGTCAAACTACTGATTACAAAAGTGAATGCTTTTACTTATCTGAGATAAGGCCTTGGAACGAAACGCGCCCTCTCCAAAGGGACGCAGAAATGTAGTATGTTGGAGAGCTCTTTGTAGGCTCTGGCCTCCAGAGATAGGAGCCTTGCACCAACTTGTCCCTGGTGCCAGTCCCCCATACTGCCACAATGCTTGTTGCCCACTCGACAGTATGTGTGTCCAGCCCCACCTGAAATGGGAGCCTGGGAAGCAAATCCTTGAACTGCCAGGTCTCACCCCAATCTATCTTGCTGTACAGAACAAGGGTGCTGTACAAGGTGCTCATCCCAGGCTCATTAATATGGGCGACTTTCTGGCATCCTGTCAATTGTGGGAAGGTGCAGTCAGTTCTGCCACAGGCTTCACGAAACCATGCCTACGACACTACAAATTCACTTCACTCAGACACCTAGCAAGAAGAAATTCACAGCATATGGAACATTTTACCTAGCATATTTGAAACACACATTTCCTGGCAAGGACTATTGCTACCTCCCAGCAGGATCACAACTGCTGCACGTTTGCCCACAAATTTCCCTTCCATGCTGAAGTTGAGTACAAGACTCGAACCATAAAATTAAGGAAATACTCATCAGTACACACTGGGGTCTGGCCTGCTCAAACACACGAGTAATCAGGAGTCCATACGAGGAGGGGCGCAGCCAGGGGAAACCTCCCCAGGTCTGCCACCCTGCACTCTACCTCTTTGAGTTGCAGCTGCCCGTCCTGATTGTGGTCCAGCAGATTGAAAATGTCCATCTGGCTGATTTCTATCATTTCCATGGCTTCCTCGTAGTCATCCGTTGGTAGGATCTGGCTCTTCTGCAGCCCCTTCAGCTGTGCCAGATGGACAATCAGCTTGCATTCCTCCTCTGTCAGGAAGTCTGGAATTTCTGCAGCAAAAGCGTGAGCAGCAACAGAGACTAAGGCAACGGTTACAGTGAAACTCCTACCAGTGGCAGGCCACTCgaaattaaagacaaaaagaagtCAGAGGAAATATTTACAAACTTCCCAACAAGTCAGGGAGATGAGACATTCAAGCGCATCCATCCTTCTACCAGAAGAGCTCTAAAAGAGCAGACACCGCACAACTTAGCTGCTGGAGGCAGGTATTTTCACAGTAGCAGTTCTTAAACTCTTGGATCCACAGGCCACGATAAACCCTTAAACTTTCTTGCAGATCTGCACAATAGCCAAGGGAGTGAACAAACACGTGCAAATCACTGCGTATTGTCACTTCAAAGGGTTATAGGTGGGTCATGGTCTGGGCACTGCTGCTCTACAGGAAGGGGAGCTAAAAATCTTCACAGTAGGAAATAGTTACAGTGGCCAGGGTTTCAGGCTTCCTTGCTCTCATGTGGAGAAGACAGCATATAGCACAGACCTACACACCTTGCAAGGAAACCTGGCACAAACGGTGCTCTGCTATGAAACTCAAGCTGCAAGGAGACAACTTCCAAACTTATTCCTGCTCATCCCCTTGATTCCCCCATTAAAAATAGTCTTAAAAGGTATAGGAAAGGGGAACATACTGCACATTCTGGATGCCGTGCTCCATCCCCAGCTAGCACACCAACAACACCACCTCTCCTCTGCAGCACAACACCGGCAGCAATCAAGCAATGCCATGATCCCAAGCAAATTTAAATTTAGACAAATCCACCAATGACTATGAGGCAAAGAGATTTCTAGCGGCATGGTGCACTGCACACGCAATCGCACTTGCAAAATGCTGGCGAGGTCCCATACCACAGTCCAGCTACATTGTGGTCCAGCAGGTTGGACACATCCTTCTGGCTGATTTCTGTTATTGCTACGGCAATATCGCATTATCGTCTGTTGAGACTTTTGAAGAAGAGGGAAAGAACGACCATCAACGCAGGGCAGATATAAGTGTTCTTAGGCCTAAAATCCCGCTCTCCAAATCACAGCTCCCTAGCGTTTCTGCAGGTATGCACCAAGGACACGTTACATCCCAACCACAGCAGCAttccacacaggaaaaaaaaaaaagttaattacttCCGTGACCTTAAATCAACTCTAAATGCTAAAACTGTCAATAAACAGCTGGCTTCTTGCTAAGCACAGACAGGAACTAGCCCTGTGGAAAATGCGATGCTGCTGGATAGCCCCAGGAACACAATGCAGCCAGTTGTATCCATAACACCCTCTGAGGAAACAATTTCCGTCCCAGGCGGCAGAGTCCTTTTAACagaggatgcttcagagctgaaaCTCCACTGGCCGGTTTGTAGTTAATGGCACAGCACTAGTTAAAAATTAACTGTACACAAGCAACACTCCCAGTATTTCCAGTTCCTCAGACTGGGCTAAAATACTGAAAGCTTTTGGAATCTTAATTACATGCAAGAGGAGGCACAATCTCTCTCTTTGGCTGTAGTAACAGGATCCCAATGAAACAAGCAGTCTTGCTAACCAGAAAGGGCTTTCTTGTGCACAGGTTGCAAGGTGAGAGGTTTTCCAATTAAATGCTGGCAATCTTCTGTGCAAACAACATTTCTCCACAGCTGCAAATTAGTTCCTCTCTATCCAAAGCTCTCTGAAACAGTTAACTTCTGGCTGTGAGACCATCCTGTCTCTCTGCCTGCTCAACAATAGATCCAGCTAAACAAATGCCTCCTAATTGACTTTGAGCAACACTTGATTGcttttacaaaaaacaaaagaggGGAAAACATTGGGGTTTATGAAATAATGCCTAATCCTGGAGCAAGAGAAAGGGGCTGGGTTGGAGCACTGGTGTCAAACTGAGATGCAATCTCAGCTGAAAGAGCCACAAGACACATGGGCCAAGTCATTCATCCCTCCCAACTGCCCTCATTTCCACACCTGCTGATCTAAGCCAAACCCCTGCTAAAATCTAAACAATCGGGGCCGCTGGCAAACGAAAATTGGAGCATTGTCTTCCCCATGAGAGCTCTGAAAGGGCTGCACTTAATGAGGATGGACTGAGAGAGAGGTGGCTCGTAGGCTATAAAAGGCTCCCCACAGGCAGGAGCGGCTCAGTCCGGGGTGCGCTGCCCGTTCGTCTGCTAGCGGCTCGCTCCGAGCATGGTCACGGCCCACCGCAGGCACCCCTCGAGGTCGGgcagcccatggctgctggctctgctggtgcgCCTGCTGCTCGGGGGCTCTCCCGGCGCCCGGGCGAGCTACCTGAGGAGGTCCTCCGGCTGCACGGCCATCCCCAACAGCATGGCCTTGTGCTACGACATCGGTTACTCCGAGATGAGGATTCCCAACCTGCTGGAGCACGAGACCATGCCAGAAGTGATCCAGCAATCCTCCAGCTGGCTGCCCTTGCTGGCCAGAGAGTGTCATCCAGACGCTAGGATTTTCCTCTGCTCCCTCTTTGCACCAATCTGCTTGGACAGGTAAGATATTTTTGCAAGTTATTTCAGCTGTAGCAAGGAACACTTCCCAACAGCGCAATTGCATTTGCCTCTTGAGAGAAAATGTGTGAAATCTGATCATTGCAGTCATTTAGCAGCAGTCCTGCCCTGCTCAGTGAGGGGAAATGGGATTACTCGGCAGGGAACTTCCCCCTGAAAGCGAAACATGGACATTTCTGAAGGGGAAACAGAAATCCTGTCACATTACCAAAACAGCCTTTTTGATTTATCAAATCAAAATACATCATGTATAAACATATTCATGTTACCAATTATCTTGGAAATAGCTTTGCCACACACTGACCATGCTGGTCTTCGTCTCATACTCTTGTGCTTCCGTTGCACACAAACTCTGCtggcctctctcctgccttgcATACAAAGCAGGAACACTTGTACCTGCCCGCAGAGTTGTTTCATTTTGCAGGAGCAGTAGCATTGCATTCCTCCGTGGGATTTCCCTGGTTTCCCACCTCAGACATAGTTCCCATTTGCCCCTGCACACCCCTCTCACACAACACATCAGCTCACCAGGAGCTGCATGCTGCAATCCCACAGCTTCGCCTCCAGCCTCCCGCCAGCACAACCCCATACACCTCTTCTGCATCCCTCACTGCTACCTCTCCCCAGTCACACGCAGGCTTTCTCAGTCTGCAAGTGACTGCAGCATAGAAAAATCCTGACTTTTGTGCCATAGGCATCAAACTACAGAGCTGTTAAGAAAATCGGGTATCTAATTAGGCAGCTGCAAAAACAAGCAGCTGTTGGTtgcacaaatacagaaaatccctggggggaggaagggcttCTGGCAGCAAGCAGCCTATATCAAAAAGCCTGCTCCCATCTCACTCCCATCCTTAGAAATTGTTTGGATCCTGGACTTGAGTGTTCAAAATACATCAAGCATCCCATAGCACTGCTAGTGCTGTGGTGCACAACGCAACCCCGCGAGGCGGACAGCAAGGTGACAGAGCTCAACCCTCAGCCTGCTCTAAGGAAAACTCAACATTTGCTGCAATCCTGATTCCCTCCCCAGGCTCATCTACCCCTGTCGCAGCTTGTGCGAAGCTGTCAAGAGAAGCTGCGCACCCGTCATGGCTTGTTACGGCTACCCGTGGCCTGAAATCCTGAACTGCAACAAGTTTCCTGCAGATCACGAGCTGTGCATCTCAGCAGTCTCCACCGAGGAAACATCCTCAAGCAGGAGAAGTAAGGTGTTTTTCTCATCCATTTTCCCACATGTAACATTGAAAGGTGAAAAGATGGGCCTATGCCTTGTTTGTGTTCCTAATATTTTGGGGTttaagctatattaaaaaaaaaatagaaattccaGTTTTATTCTCTCTGGGAACCTCCCCTGGGACTAGAAAATCAGTGTAACATTGACTAAagcttgcccccccccccccccaactactGTGTTCATTAGTTACCCGGGACCAGCATTCAGCTGCAGTGTGAGAGTTAATAATACGCAGTCCCCAGGCAGCGAAATGTCCAACCACCAGAGCTAAGGAAGTGCAGCCCTCATGTTTCTGCTATACCCAAGGCttaaaaagcatacaaaaagaaatgtttttcaaaccTTCTCTTTATACTTTAGGAAACAACACAAAAGGGCGCAAGTTCCACTTAAAAATACCCTCTATTATTCTGCACACCAAAATGAATTTGATTcaagtttgaaagaaaacacCCTGAATGCTTTTGCTTCCTCATTGTATTAGCTGAGGTATCAGTGTTGCTGCATTTTCATATTATACAACTATTTCCATTGCCTAGGTGACACCACTGTTGCCTAACAGGTCATACTGCTAAATGCAGTTATTTGATAGCAATTTCTCCAACACTCCTAAATGCTAATCCTGGTACTCAGTTGTTTGCTCCAGGAAAAGCAGGTGCAGAGCATCCAGATCAGTATTTACATAAGTGCTAGCTAACCTGGGAACACCAGACTGCCCTGGACAGATACCGGGGTGCTATTCCCCTTCGGAGGATACTCTAGTCACTGAAGTATCTTGAGGCACCAGACTCCGAAAACCATtgtgctgattaaaaaaaaaaaaaaaaaaaaaaaaaaaaaagaggagaaggagagcaggagaaagagaaagggagatcaCACATTAGAAACACAGATACTGATGGGGGACACTGGTGGGAGATTTAACAGAAGTCAGTGGGAGAACAGCTGCCTCACTTCAACCCCGCTGGATGGAACCCGGCCATGCCGACTGCTTTACCATTTCATCTAAACCCATCTTCGTTAGGCTTTTTCACCGCTACTGCAGTGTGCGGTGCCAAACACAAACCTAAGCAAGGCATGACAAGCAGTGCCTGCAGTGATCCGGGTCACGGGgaggcagccgcagcagcagTAAGCAGAGCTCAAGATTTCCCATCCCGGCAGCCTGAGCAGTCCCTCCAGCGACCGAGCAGCTTGGGAGAAGTACCACTCAAACACTGCAAGCCACCACTCTCAGACCTCAAAATGGTGCTATGCCTTTTGCAGTGAAGTTTGACAAGATTGTTATAACCAGATTTCTGTTGCAGCAGTGCCCCGAGCCAGCTGCAAGGATTGCGAGCTCGAGGAGGCCAGCACTGCCAGGGAGATCCTGGAAAACCTGTGTGCCAGCGATTTTGGTGAGTACACCCACGTCTCCCCAGTTGTTGTTTCCACTCCAGCAACCAAACAGTGGCATGCACTGAAAATAGCTTTGCCATAAAAACTTGACTTGGGGGAATTTCATCTTTTACAGCAGATCCCAGAGATCTTTTTCAGTCCCCAACTTACCTGCTAAGCAGCAGGAGGACTCAGCCACATGGTGTGCCAAGGGCGAAGTCCTGCTTTATTTCTGTGGGTTCTcatttgttttcagtctgtggcTGCTAAATATAAGGACTACCCTGGTTTCCTGTAGAGACCAACATTTAATCCATGTCCATAAAAACCTCTGACAAACTGCGTGTGAGCTGTTTCAAACTTCAGCACTGGTCCTGGCAGCACAACTCTCCCTTGCCCAGCCAGAGCAGGTGGCAGCACCAAGCCTGCTAAATTAGCTGACATGAAGTTTTCAAGATACTGTTCCAAATTCAGGCACACAACCTTCATGACAGCAGAGAGCTAAAGTCCTGGGCAGCAGGCACTCATGTCATCTCCTGAAATCCCAGctcagagaaaaggaaattaattcGTAGGAGACCAGGACTGAGACGCATCCACTTGCTTGTGCGGCTGCTTCCTGCGGAGTTTCTGCCCACACAGTGATGTTGATGTCATGTTCCCTCATGAGAAGTGTGGCGAAAAGAATGGTTTTCAGTGCTGGAAACACTAACCTCAAATGAGAGCTTTTACAAGTTTATTGCAATTACATGTGCTTGGATGGATGTGTCACCACTttacagaaacagcaagaaagcCTCCTGTTAGGCTGTGTGTTTTGGTGACTGAAGTGGGTAAGAGCTAAGAAATGTAAACAGaaccaacttcttttttttttttctccccccaagCGGTGAAAATCAGGATCTTCAGGAAGAACACAACCACAACCATCTCCGACTTCGACCTGGACCCCTCCCGGGTGGAGGTCCTGAAGCACGGCCCGCTCCTCCGAACCGAAATCCCCAGCAGGCTCCAGCAGTGGCTGGACATAGATGCCACCTGCGCTCACAACATCATGAGAGGCACCCACGCGGGGGTCTTCGTCGTGAGCGGAGAAGCGCAGAGCGACAAAGTCGTGGTGAACAAGGCCTATGCCTGGCACAAGAACAGGAACCTGCACCAGGCGGTGCGGAGATGGAAACATCACCGCTGCCCGGAACAGCCTGGCAGGAAGGTCTGAAATCCCCCTTCCGCAATGAGAAACTGCTCCCTTCCCTACAGCTAGAAAACTCCTTTCTCTGGCAGTTGCGGGTTTGGAGACGTACAGTCAATATTTTTAGGTGATTCAAAGCAATTCATAGTCAGCATAAAGGGCCTCGCTACAGATCATCTCCCTGAGAGATCACTGAAATTGTTTTAATGAGACAGAGCTTAAGGATACAGACGTGCCAGAGCCCTCTCCCAAGCTTCTGCACACCCCGGATTTCCGACGGACAGCTCTGTGTAGGAGCAAACATCACAGTAAATGTGAACCGAACTCTGCAGGTGAGCACAAACTAGAATAACAGCTTCATAACAGTTCCTACTAGTTCTCATAATCAAAGTTGGTAATCATTTCAGCTGCAGTACTTGACTCTGAAATACTGAGGCTGTTGAAGCGCCTGCTTGCTTTATGGCCAGAGAGACTATACAAAAGTTACCCTGACTGCTAAAAGATGCTCTTTATTTAGTGgaataaacactttatttttgAGCAGCCTGTAGTACATcaaggggggagggaaggcagtGCCTagccccttaaaaaaaaaatgctaaattgGGCTCTTGAGCAGTCATTCGGGCTGTTCCTCCGGCTTGCTGCTCTGAGCGTTAGAGGCCACCTGCACAGGTGAAAGGAAATGGCCATTCTGGCACAGGAAAGGGTAAAGATAGCTGAAGATTTTTACAGAACAggggaaaacactttttttacaTTAGAAATGCAGTTTGGATCAAAAGATTCCGGTAACTAGGGAACTATCAAAGATATCGCAAGAGCCTTGAGAAAGAGCACAGCAGGACTGGACTCTAGCTGTTTAAAGCTGTTTTGGTGGCAACGGCAGCTTTGCTGGGGATTCGGAGGTGAGCCCCAAACACAGAGCCCGGCAGGAGGTACTTCTGCAAAACCCGAGATGCCGTTCTTTGTATTTCTGaggtggggagaaaaaagaaacactacGCATCTGTTCGGCCTTCTCTCTGCATGCAGGAAAGATAGAAAGGGTAACAAAACCCAGTCTCCTGAAGTTCTCTGCAGATCACCCTCTAATCCAAGCTAGTACGGACTGTAGTTACCTTCAGGGACGAATACAGCTATAGCTCCAAGCTACAGACTGCAAAACAGAGAACAGCAAATcccaaaatgagaaaacatgTCCGATTTCTAGTGTCTGACAAAGCACCGTCTATGTAAAGTTTTCTACACTGGATTAAACTTGGGACTGAAACAAggaaatcacaggaaaaaaacagctttgggGATAAATGCGTTCTTCCTTG
Protein-coding regions in this window:
- the LOC112984667 gene encoding secreted frizzled-related protein 5-like, which translates into the protein MVTAHRRHPSRSGSPWLLALLVRLLLGGSPGARASYLRRSSGCTAIPNSMALCYDIGYSEMRIPNLLEHETMPEVIQQSSSWLPLLARECHPDARIFLCSLFAPICLDRLIYPCRSLCEAVKRSCAPVMACYGYPWPEILNCNKFPADHELCISAVSTEETSSSRRTVPRASCKDCELEEASTAREILENLCASDFAVKIRIFRKNTTTTISDFDLDPSRVEVLKHGPLLRTEIPSRLQQWLDIDATCAHNIMRGTHAGVFVVSGEAQSDKVVVNKAYAWHKNRNLHQAVRRWKHHRCPEQPGRKV